In the Sarcophilus harrisii chromosome 1, mSarHar1.11, whole genome shotgun sequence genome, one interval contains:
- the SNAP29 gene encoding synaptosomal-associated protein 29 encodes MVDKMEQDLKTSQRHINSIKSMFGGFVNYFKSKPADAAPPPNGVVDPQPNPRLKEALATSKEQEENYQASHPNLRRLQSSDAIGGTHSAVGADAYPKNQYLREYHQKIDSNLDEMSKGLRRLKDIALGMQTEIDEQDELLGRLTTKVENLDINIKSTDKKVRQL; translated from the exons ATGGTGGACAAGATGGAGCAGGACTTAAAGACCAGCCAGAGGCACATCAACAGCATCAAGAGTATGTTCGGGGGCTTCGTCAACTACTTTAAGTCCAAGCCTGCGGACGCCGCACCTCCCCCGAATGGCGTCGTCGACCCCCAGCCTAACCCGCG CCTGAAAGAAGCCCTGGCCACGAGTAAGGAGCAAGAGGAGAATTACCAAGCGAGCCACCCCAACCTCAGGCGGCTGCAGAGCTCGG ATGCCATTGGTGGGACCCATTCTGCCGTCGGTGCGGACGCCTATCCCAAGAATCAGTATCTCCGAGAATATCACCAAAAAATCGACAGCAATCTGG ATGAGATGTCCAAGGGACTCAGGCGGCTCAAAGACATAGCCCTGGGCATGCAGACGGAAATAGACGAACAAGACGAGCTTCTCGGCCGGCTCACGACCAAGGTTGAGAATTTAGACATCAACATCAAAAGCACAGACAAGAAAGTCCGGCAGCTTTAG